In Dasypus novemcinctus isolate mDasNov1 chromosome 10, mDasNov1.1.hap2, whole genome shotgun sequence, one DNA window encodes the following:
- the LOC101410801 gene encoding olfactory receptor 6B9-like, whose amino-acid sequence MLGQNITLVSEFILVGFPTAPWLQILLFFLFLVIYLLVVVENLIIMLTVWVTHSLHKPMYYFLSSLSFLELWYVSVTVPKMLDGFLLQRRRISFTGCMTQLYFFLSLACTECVLLASMAYDRYVAICYPLRYSVIMTTCYCMQLVAFSYMSGFMISVIKVYFISHVAFCGSNVLNHFFCDISPILKLACKDLSTAELVDFALAIVILIFPLSTTVFSYVYIVSTILHIPSSQGRRKAFSTCASHLTVVIIYYTAMIFMYVRPRAIGSFNSNKLISAVYAVLTPMLNPFIYCLRNQEVKNAILKTMGGSQCLFFS is encoded by the coding sequence ATGCTGGGACAAAATATCACTCTGGTCAGTGAGTTCATCCTGGTGGGCTTCCCTACGGCCCCATGGCTGCagatccttcttttctttcttttcctcgtGATCTACCTACTGGTGGTAGTAGAAAATCTTATCATCATGCTCACAGTTTGGGTTACTCACTCTCTCCATAAGCCCATGTATTACTTCCTGAGTAGCCTGTCTTTCCTGGAGCTCTGGTATGTCTCTGTTACAGTCCCCAAAATGCTGGATGGATTCCTACTGCAGAGACGACGCATCTCCTTTACAGGTTGCATGACCCAACtctacttctttctctctcttgcttgcaCAGAGTGTGTGCTCCTAGCATCCATGGCCTATgatcgctatgtggccatctgctaCCCTCTCCGTTATTCAGTCATCATGACTACATGTTATTGTATGCAGCTGGTGGCTTTCTCCTATATGAGTGGTTTCATGATCTCTGTGATCAAGGTCTACTTCATTTCACATGTTGCCTTCTGTGGCTCTAATGTCCTGAaccactttttctgtgacatCTCACCAATCCTCAAACTAGCCTGCAAAGacttgtccacagctgagctagTAGACTTTGCCTTGGCTATTGTTATTCTTATATTCCCTCTCAGCACCACTGTCTTCTCCTATGTCTACATTGTCTCCACTATCCTGCATATACCCTCCTCCCAGGGAAGGAGGAAAGCCTTCTCTACCTGTGCATCCCACCTCACTGTAGTCATAATTTACTACACAGCTATGATATTCATGTATGTTCGGCCTAGGGCTATTGGGTCATTCAATTCCAACAAACTAATCTCAGCTGTGTATGCAGTCCTCACACCCATGCTAAATCCATTCATCTACTGCCTGAGGAACCAGGAAGTCAAAAATGCTATCTTAAAGACCATGGGAGGTAGCCAGTGCCTCTTCTTCAGCTGA